One window of Candidatus Desulfatibia profunda genomic DNA carries:
- a CDS encoding bifunctional nuclease family protein, translated as MLRPMVISALALDPLTKSPIVVLKEIDGERTLPIWIGFLEAQAIASELEGIKFSRPMTHDLLTNFFDLTEVKVNRIEVCDLRDSTYFALIHISHKNNEMAIDARPSDALALSLRVGAPIFVADKVIKKSKQIDAAGEPEDTSESGKQWTEILESIDPEDFGNT; from the coding sequence ATGTTAAGGCCCATGGTCATTTCAGCATTAGCTCTGGACCCATTAACAAAAAGTCCCATCGTCGTTCTAAAAGAAATCGATGGGGAAAGAACATTGCCCATATGGATAGGGTTTTTGGAAGCACAAGCTATCGCCAGCGAGTTGGAAGGCATTAAATTTTCCAGACCCATGACTCACGATCTGCTGACAAATTTTTTTGACCTGACAGAGGTCAAGGTAAATCGGATAGAGGTTTGTGACCTCAGGGACAGCACCTATTTTGCCTTAATCCATATCTCGCATAAGAACAACGAAATGGCCATCGATGCACGGCCCAGCGATGCACTGGCCCTTTCTCTGCGAGTCGGGGCGCCCATTTTTGTGGCAGACAAGGTGATCAAAAAGTCCAAGCAAATAGATGCGGCAGGCGAGCCCGAGGATACGTCTGAAAGCGGCAAGCAGTGGACTGAGATTTTGGAAAGTATCGATCCGGAGGATTTTGGGAATACATAG